The Canis lupus dingo isolate Sandy chromosome 8, ASM325472v2, whole genome shotgun sequence genome has a segment encoding these proteins:
- the SDR39U1 gene encoding epimerase family protein SDR39U1 isoform X2 gives MRVLVGGGTGFIGTALTQLLRARGHEVTLVSRKPGPGRITWDELATSGLPRCEAAVNLAGENILNPLRRWNETFQKEVLSSRLETTQILARAINKAPQPPQAWVLVTGVAYYQPSLTAEYDEDSPGGDFDFFSNLVTKWEAAAKLPGESTRQVVVRSGGPIGSGHQFFPWIHIRDLAGILVHALEASHVQGVLNGVAPAPTTTNAEFAKALGAALGCPAFIPLPGMVVQAVFGRERAIMLLEGQKVVPRKTLASGYRYSFPELGAALKEVVA, from the exons ATGCGGGTGCTTGTGG GTGGCGGGACGGGCTTCATTGGGACGGCCCTGACCCAGCTGCTGAGAGCCAGGGGCCACGAAGTGACTTTGGTCTCCCGAAAGCCCGGGCCCGGTCGGATCACGTGG GATGAGCTCGCCACGTCGGGGCTGCCCCGCTGCGAGGCGGCTGTCAACCTGGCCGGGGAGAACATCCTCAACCCCCTCCGAAG ATGGAATGAAACCTTCCAAAAAGAGGTTCTCAGCAGCCGCTTGGAGACCACCCAGATACTGGCTAGAGCCATCAACAAGGCCCCTCAACCCCCTCAGGCCTGGGTCTTAGTCACTGGTGTAG CTTACTACCAACCCAGCCTGACTGCGGAGTATGATGAGGACAGCCCAGGAGGGGATTTTGACTTTTTCTCCAACCTGGTAACCAAATGGGAAGCTGCAGCCAAGCTTCCTGGAGAGTCTACACGCCAGGTGGTGGTGCGCTCCG GGGGCCCCATCGGCTCGGGCCACCAGTTCTTCCCCTGGATTCACATCCGGGACCTGGCAGGAATCCTGGTCCATGCACTTGAAGCAAGCCACGTGCAAGGGGTCCTGAATGGAGTGGCTCCAGCCCCCACCACTACAAATGCTGAGTTTGCCAAGGCCTTGGGTGCcgccctgggctgcccagccttCATTCCTCTCCCCGGCATGGTGGTACAAGCTGTCTTTGGGCGAGAGCGTGCCATCATGCTGCTGGAGGGCCAGAAGGTGGTCCCACGGAAGACACTCGCCTCTGGCTACCGGTATTCCTTCCCAGAGTTGGGGGCTGCTTTGAAGGAAGTCGTAGCCTAA
- the SDR39U1 gene encoding epimerase family protein SDR39U1 isoform X1, whose amino-acid sequence MRVLVGGGTGFIGTALTQLLRARGHEVTLVSRKPGPGRITWDELATSGLPRCEAAVNLAGENILNPLRRWNETFQKEVLSSRLETTQILARAINKAPQPPQAWVLVTGVAYYQPSLTAEYDEDSPGGDFDFFSNLVTKWEAAAKLPGESTRQVVVRSGVVLGRGGGAIHHMLLPFRLGLGGPIGSGHQFFPWIHIRDLAGILVHALEASHVQGVLNGVAPAPTTTNAEFAKALGAALGCPAFIPLPGMVVQAVFGRERAIMLLEGQKVVPRKTLASGYRYSFPELGAALKEVVA is encoded by the exons ATGCGGGTGCTTGTGG GTGGCGGGACGGGCTTCATTGGGACGGCCCTGACCCAGCTGCTGAGAGCCAGGGGCCACGAAGTGACTTTGGTCTCCCGAAAGCCCGGGCCCGGTCGGATCACGTGG GATGAGCTCGCCACGTCGGGGCTGCCCCGCTGCGAGGCGGCTGTCAACCTGGCCGGGGAGAACATCCTCAACCCCCTCCGAAG ATGGAATGAAACCTTCCAAAAAGAGGTTCTCAGCAGCCGCTTGGAGACCACCCAGATACTGGCTAGAGCCATCAACAAGGCCCCTCAACCCCCTCAGGCCTGGGTCTTAGTCACTGGTGTAG CTTACTACCAACCCAGCCTGACTGCGGAGTATGATGAGGACAGCCCAGGAGGGGATTTTGACTTTTTCTCCAACCTGGTAACCAAATGGGAAGCTGCAGCCAAGCTTCCTGGAGAGTCTACACGCCAGGTGGTGGTGCGCTCCG GGGTTGTGCTGGGCCGTGGGGGTGGTGCCATCCATCACATGCTGCTGCCCTTCCGCCTGGGCCTAGGGGGCCCCATCGGCTCGGGCCACCAGTTCTTCCCCTGGATTCACATCCGGGACCTGGCAGGAATCCTGGTCCATGCACTTGAAGCAAGCCACGTGCAAGGGGTCCTGAATGGAGTGGCTCCAGCCCCCACCACTACAAATGCTGAGTTTGCCAAGGCCTTGGGTGCcgccctgggctgcccagccttCATTCCTCTCCCCGGCATGGTGGTACAAGCTGTCTTTGGGCGAGAGCGTGCCATCATGCTGCTGGAGGGCCAGAAGGTGGTCCCACGGAAGACACTCGCCTCTGGCTACCGGTATTCCTTCCCAGAGTTGGGGGCTGCTTTGAAGGAAGTCGTAGCCTAA
- the SDR39U1 gene encoding epimerase family protein SDR39U1 isoform X3: MPKTWNETFQKEVLSSRLETTQILARAINKAPQPPQAWVLVTGVAYYQPSLTAEYDEDSPGGDFDFFSNLVTKWEAAAKLPGESTRQVVVRSGVVLGRGGGAIHHMLLPFRLGLGGPIGSGHQFFPWIHIRDLAGILVHALEASHVQGVLNGVAPAPTTTNAEFAKALGAALGCPAFIPLPGMVVQAVFGRERAIMLLEGQKVVPRKTLASGYRYSFPELGAALKEVVA, translated from the exons ATGCCCAAAAC ATGGAATGAAACCTTCCAAAAAGAGGTTCTCAGCAGCCGCTTGGAGACCACCCAGATACTGGCTAGAGCCATCAACAAGGCCCCTCAACCCCCTCAGGCCTGGGTCTTAGTCACTGGTGTAG CTTACTACCAACCCAGCCTGACTGCGGAGTATGATGAGGACAGCCCAGGAGGGGATTTTGACTTTTTCTCCAACCTGGTAACCAAATGGGAAGCTGCAGCCAAGCTTCCTGGAGAGTCTACACGCCAGGTGGTGGTGCGCTCCG GGGTTGTGCTGGGCCGTGGGGGTGGTGCCATCCATCACATGCTGCTGCCCTTCCGCCTGGGCCTAGGGGGCCCCATCGGCTCGGGCCACCAGTTCTTCCCCTGGATTCACATCCGGGACCTGGCAGGAATCCTGGTCCATGCACTTGAAGCAAGCCACGTGCAAGGGGTCCTGAATGGAGTGGCTCCAGCCCCCACCACTACAAATGCTGAGTTTGCCAAGGCCTTGGGTGCcgccctgggctgcccagccttCATTCCTCTCCCCGGCATGGTGGTACAAGCTGTCTTTGGGCGAGAGCGTGCCATCATGCTGCTGGAGGGCCAGAAGGTGGTCCCACGGAAGACACTCGCCTCTGGCTACCGGTATTCCTTCCCAGAGTTGGGGGCTGCTTTGAAGGAAGTCGTAGCCTAA
- the SDR39U1 gene encoding epimerase family protein SDR39U1 isoform X4, with amino-acid sequence MSSPRRGCPAARRLSTWPGRTSSTPSEAYYQPSLTAEYDEDSPGGDFDFFSNLVTKWEAAAKLPGESTRQVVVRSGVVLGRGGGAIHHMLLPFRLGLGGPIGSGHQFFPWIHIRDLAGILVHALEASHVQGVLNGVAPAPTTTNAEFAKALGAALGCPAFIPLPGMVVQAVFGRERAIMLLEGQKVVPRKTLASGYRYSFPELGAALKEVVA; translated from the exons ATGAGCTCGCCACGTCGGGGCTGCCCCGCTGCGAGGCGGCTGTCAACCTGGCCGGGGAGAACATCCTCAACCCCCTCCGAAG CTTACTACCAACCCAGCCTGACTGCGGAGTATGATGAGGACAGCCCAGGAGGGGATTTTGACTTTTTCTCCAACCTGGTAACCAAATGGGAAGCTGCAGCCAAGCTTCCTGGAGAGTCTACACGCCAGGTGGTGGTGCGCTCCG GGGTTGTGCTGGGCCGTGGGGGTGGTGCCATCCATCACATGCTGCTGCCCTTCCGCCTGGGCCTAGGGGGCCCCATCGGCTCGGGCCACCAGTTCTTCCCCTGGATTCACATCCGGGACCTGGCAGGAATCCTGGTCCATGCACTTGAAGCAAGCCACGTGCAAGGGGTCCTGAATGGAGTGGCTCCAGCCCCCACCACTACAAATGCTGAGTTTGCCAAGGCCTTGGGTGCcgccctgggctgcccagccttCATTCCTCTCCCCGGCATGGTGGTACAAGCTGTCTTTGGGCGAGAGCGTGCCATCATGCTGCTGGAGGGCCAGAAGGTGGTCCCACGGAAGACACTCGCCTCTGGCTACCGGTATTCCTTCCCAGAGTTGGGGGCTGCTTTGAAGGAAGTCGTAGCCTAA